One part of the Treponema sp. OMZ 787 genome encodes these proteins:
- a CDS encoding protease PrsW, whose amino-acid sequence MKRSGYAYYLVFDCFIHSSLPEEAVKALLFYIFIKLIWMQKIKNTDSLTSAQTGPNIRALLLLSVFYGLIFASFENVAYVIRYPESIWIRTFTSNILHAGLGVYYLETGIAQGKKKPIRPFLVTWLIHGFYNMFFSIGSYFIIFGIVLVFFTVSNAVSRYDRFKSN is encoded by the coding sequence TTGAAAAGGTCAGGATATGCTTACTACCTTGTTTTTGACTGTTTTATTCATTCTTCCTTGCCTGAAGAAGCCGTTAAGGCCCTGCTTTTTTATATTTTTATAAAATTGATTTGGATGCAGAAGATTAAAAACACTGATAGTCTTACCTCAGCTCAAACCGGTCCGAATATAAGAGCCCTCCTGCTTTTATCTGTGTTTTACGGTTTAATTTTTGCTTCGTTTGAGAATGTTGCTTATGTGATACGGTATCCCGAATCAATTTGGATCAGAACATTTACTTCAAATATTTTGCATGCAGGCTTAGGTGTGTACTATCTTGAAACCGGCATTGCACAAGGGAAAAAAAAGCCGATAAGGCCGTTTCTTGTTACATGGCTTATACACGGTTTTTATAATATGTTTTTTTCTATAGGGTCTTATTTTATTATTTTTGGAATTGTTCTTGTGTTTTTTACGGTTTCTAATGCCGTAAGCCGGTATGACCGTTTTAAGAGCAATTAG
- a CDS encoding alpha/beta hydrolase fold domain-containing protein, with translation MQNELKDLRELKKKFKKAVLSRKHTIDELRLAYDDILYSPHVPNNVDLSEVELRGVDTDVLKPEMAVSGRVILYAHGGSFISGTKKAYRSFCAGLAHEASADLYLPEYKLAPEQPFPAALEDFYKVYAKLIESHTVAPSNLILAGDGAGGGLILSLIHYLKNKHLPLPALLVLLSPWTDLTCSSGGLSANRKKDFVFSQEALLGAAQLYTEEKNLTNELVSPIFGSFENFPPVFIQCGSNEILLDDSIRLCEKIEKAGGRAELDKMEDMPHLFQAVPDYFADAHLEVEAIGKKIGVFFETGSLIENQANL, from the coding sequence GTGCAAAACGAATTGAAGGATTTACGCGAGTTAAAAAAGAAATTTAAAAAGGCCGTTCTTTCTCGAAAACATACTATAGACGAGCTGCGTCTTGCCTATGACGATATTCTTTATTCTCCTCATGTACCGAACAATGTAGACTTATCCGAAGTCGAATTGCGCGGTGTCGATACCGATGTATTAAAGCCTGAGATGGCGGTGTCAGGCAGGGTAATCCTATATGCCCATGGAGGTTCTTTTATAAGCGGCACAAAAAAGGCTTACCGCTCTTTTTGTGCGGGCCTTGCTCATGAGGCTTCGGCAGATTTATATTTACCCGAGTACAAGCTTGCTCCGGAGCAGCCCTTTCCTGCCGCCCTCGAAGATTTTTATAAGGTCTATGCAAAACTTATAGAATCGCATACCGTCGCCCCTTCAAATTTGATTCTCGCAGGAGACGGAGCCGGAGGAGGCTTAATTCTTTCGCTGATTCATTATTTAAAAAATAAACATCTTCCTCTTCCTGCTTTGCTGGTTTTACTTTCGCCATGGACTGATTTAACTTGTTCAAGCGGCGGATTGAGTGCAAACCGCAAAAAAGATTTTGTTTTTTCTCAAGAAGCCTTGTTGGGGGCTGCCCAATTATATACGGAAGAAAAAAATCTTACAAACGAGCTTGTCTCTCCTATTTTCGGCAGCTTTGAAAATTTTCCTCCCGTTTTTATTCAATGCGGAAGTAATGAGATCCTTTTGGATGACTCAATCCGTCTTTGCGAAAAAATCGAAAAAGCCGGCGGAAGGGCTGAGCTTGATAAAATGGAAGATATGCCTCACCTGTTTCAAGCCGTCCCCGACTACTTTGCCGATGCTCACCTCGAAGTTGAAGCTATAGGAAAAAAAATCGGAGTATTTTTTGAGACAGGCTCTTTGATAGAAAATCAAGCGAATTTATAG
- a CDS encoding ABC transporter ATP-binding protein produces MHKKSTFFKFAAYYTPYKFLFFFDLFCALLVSAVDLVFPQVIRYLTRVIPKIRSGELSLFSDRTILDFDVTASAIIYLGFIIALILLGLYIIRYFAQYFITSWGHIMGARMERDMRNDLFNHMQRLSFSYYDKNKTGDMISRIVSDLFDISELAHHGPENLFISFLKIIGSFSLLCFINVRLTLILASVTSLMFIFTFFQNKKMRKIFMLNRKTIAGINSQVQDTLSGIRVVQSFANEALESKKFYTANEAFVHSKYLNYKQMGGFFAVNGLLQGLFFIVTVVAGSFFVARNELTIPDLTIYVLYINIYIAPINLLINFTEMFQKGAAGFKRFLQIVETAPEITEKEDAVELKDVRGNIKYENVDFSYNETAAILKNISIDIPAGKTLALVGPSGGGKTTICSLLPRFYDVTAGNISIDGKDVRDLTLKSLRENIGIVQQDVYLFGGTIKENIAYGKPDASDEEIIEAAKNAHIHDFIMSLEEGYDSYVGERGVMLSGGQKQRISIARVFLKNPPILILDEATSALDTENEILIQRAIEELSEERTTIVIAHRLSTIRNADRILVVTDEGIMESGTHEELLSLNGIYANLRKLDEF; encoded by the coding sequence ATGCACAAAAAAAGCACCTTTTTCAAATTTGCAGCCTATTACACGCCTTATAAATTCTTATTTTTCTTCGATTTATTTTGCGCTCTTTTGGTTTCTGCGGTAGACTTGGTTTTTCCGCAAGTGATAAGGTATTTGACAAGGGTAATTCCAAAAATAAGAAGCGGAGAGCTTTCTCTGTTTTCAGATAGAACAATTTTGGACTTCGATGTAACGGCATCGGCCATCATCTACCTTGGTTTTATAATTGCCTTAATTCTTTTGGGGCTTTATATTATAAGATATTTTGCCCAATATTTTATAACCTCATGGGGGCACATAATGGGAGCCCGGATGGAAAGGGATATGAGAAACGACCTCTTTAATCATATGCAGCGTCTTTCCTTTTCATATTACGATAAGAACAAAACGGGAGACATGATTTCGAGAATTGTTTCAGACCTTTTCGATATTTCGGAACTGGCCCACCACGGCCCCGAAAACCTTTTTATTTCCTTTCTTAAAATAATAGGTTCTTTTTCGCTCCTTTGTTTTATCAACGTAAGGCTGACCCTTATTTTAGCCTCGGTTACCTCCCTTATGTTTATCTTTACCTTTTTTCAAAACAAAAAGATGCGTAAAATTTTTATGCTCAACCGCAAAACAATAGCCGGAATAAATTCGCAGGTGCAGGATACTCTTTCCGGAATAAGGGTTGTTCAGTCCTTTGCTAACGAGGCCTTGGAAAGCAAAAAATTCTATACTGCAAACGAGGCCTTTGTACATTCAAAGTATTTAAACTATAAACAGATGGGCGGATTTTTTGCCGTAAACGGTCTTTTGCAAGGCTTGTTTTTTATAGTAACCGTTGTAGCCGGAAGTTTTTTTGTTGCAAGGAATGAGCTGACCATTCCCGATTTGACCATCTATGTCTTGTATATAAATATCTATATAGCTCCGATAAATCTCCTTATCAATTTTACCGAGATGTTCCAAAAGGGAGCTGCGGGTTTTAAACGCTTTTTGCAGATTGTAGAAACAGCCCCCGAAATAACCGAAAAGGAAGATGCCGTCGAGCTAAAGGATGTAAGAGGAAATATCAAATACGAAAATGTAGATTTCAGCTACAATGAAACGGCCGCAATCTTAAAAAATATTTCCATAGATATTCCTGCGGGAAAAACCCTTGCTCTTGTAGGTCCCTCAGGAGGCGGAAAGACGACTATATGCTCCCTTCTTCCGCGCTTTTACGATGTAACAGCCGGAAATATAAGCATAGACGGAAAGGATGTAAGGGATTTGACCCTAAAGTCATTGAGAGAAAATATCGGAATTGTCCAGCAGGATGTTTATCTTTTCGGCGGAACCATAAAAGAGAACATAGCCTACGGTAAGCCCGATGCTTCCGATGAAGAAATTATTGAGGCCGCTAAAAATGCCCACATTCACGATTTTATTATGAGTTTAGAAGAGGGGTATGACTCCTATGTGGGGGAGCGCGGTGTAATGCTTTCAGGCGGACAAAAGCAGAGAATATCGATTGCCAGAGTCTTTTTAAAAAATCCTCCGATTTTGATCTTGGACGAGGCAACTTCTGCCCTTGATACCGAAAACGAAATTTTAATTCAAAGAGCCATTGAGGAATTATCCGAGGAGAGGACTACAATAGTTATCGCCCACCGTCTTTCTACAATAAGAAATGCCGATAGGATTTTGGTAGTTACCGATGAGGGCATCATGGAAAGCGGTACTCATGAGGAGCTTTTAAGTTTAAACGGCATCTATGCCAATTTACGCAAGCTTGACGAGTTTTAA
- a CDS encoding HDOD domain-containing protein, whose protein sequence is MEKDKRIIVDSEKIETAIRLGVPIAITSYTLPKETEVYITDVISEFLKQLHCTDITDYIVYYTNELTTNAKKANTKRVYFKERGLNISDSEDYDLGMKDFKEETISNMEHYLELQKKAGLYVKMSLQLKRDNIILEVSNNAALTRQEFKRIFDKIVRARQFSSLDEAFTQVLDSTEGAGLGLVIMVLMLKKMGLDEKAYQIDVVDGVTINRVTIPLKLELKKEAEPLTRAIVEYINEIPQFPENIMQIQRAINDPDSKMQKIAQLISSDIGLTTDLLKHVNSVAFGLSKPCMNIVEAVKFVGLRGIQNLLYSMGTIKVLETTENEQKQIWENAYRLAFFSLNVAKLTGKRNIVDDAYICGLLHDLGKIILGSMYPELIVKLAEIQAERNISPQVMDMIMSGMAQAEIGATLAEKWNFPEPIVVTIRYQDNFENAPEEHKELVESVCFADFMLNFSQNRIEYYQVPEALLKRFKIESEEQLKNLCEKFEFAFEK, encoded by the coding sequence ATGGAAAAAGATAAAAGAATAATTGTTGATTCAGAAAAAATTGAAACGGCCATTCGCTTGGGTGTTCCTATCGCTATAACTTCATATACCTTGCCCAAAGAAACTGAAGTTTATATTACGGATGTTATTTCCGAATTTTTAAAACAGCTTCATTGTACGGATATTACGGATTATATCGTATACTACACTAATGAACTTACAACAAATGCAAAAAAAGCCAATACAAAACGGGTCTATTTTAAAGAAAGGGGCCTAAATATTTCCGATTCCGAGGACTATGACCTTGGTATGAAGGATTTTAAAGAAGAAACAATATCGAACATGGAGCATTACCTTGAGCTTCAAAAAAAAGCAGGTCTTTATGTTAAAATGTCCCTTCAATTAAAACGGGATAATATAATCCTTGAAGTAAGCAACAATGCTGCCCTAACACGCCAAGAATTTAAGAGAATTTTTGACAAAATAGTCAGAGCAAGACAGTTTTCATCACTGGATGAGGCCTTTACCCAAGTTTTAGACAGTACAGAGGGTGCCGGTCTGGGGCTTGTAATAATGGTTTTAATGCTTAAAAAAATGGGGCTTGACGAAAAAGCCTATCAAATAGATGTTGTAGACGGAGTTACCATAAACCGTGTTACAATTCCTCTTAAACTGGAATTAAAGAAAGAGGCCGAACCTCTTACAAGAGCTATTGTAGAATATATCAACGAAATACCTCAATTCCCTGAAAATATTATGCAAATTCAAAGGGCCATTAACGATCCCGACTCAAAGATGCAAAAAATTGCCCAGCTTATAAGCAGCGACATTGGATTGACAACAGACCTTTTAAAACATGTAAACTCTGTAGCATTCGGTCTTTCCAAGCCCTGTATGAACATTGTAGAAGCCGTTAAGTTTGTAGGCTTGCGGGGAATACAAAACCTGTTGTATTCTATGGGTACTATTAAGGTACTGGAAACAACAGAAAATGAGCAAAAGCAGATTTGGGAAAACGCCTACAGGCTCGCATTTTTCTCGTTGAATGTTGCAAAACTTACGGGAAAACGGAATATAGTCGATGATGCATATATTTGCGGCCTTTTGCATGACCTTGGAAAAATCATACTTGGTTCAATGTATCCGGAATTGATTGTAAAGCTCGCAGAAATTCAAGCCGAAAGGAATATTTCTCCGCAAGTTATGGACATGATTATGAGCGGTATGGCCCAAGCCGAAATCGGTGCAACCCTTGCCGAAAAATGGAATTTCCCTGAACCCATAGTAGTAACAATAAGGTATCAGGATAATTTTGAAAATGCACCTGAAGAGCACAAAGAGCTGGTTGAAAGCGTATGTTTTGCAGACTTTATGCTCAACTTTTCTCAAAACAGAATTGAATACTATCAGGTTCCTGAAGCCTTGTTAAAAAGATTCAAAATAGAATCGGAAGAACAGCTTAAAAATCTTTGTGAAAAGTTTGAGTTTGCTTTTGAAAAATAA
- the truA gene encoding tRNA pseudouridine(38-40) synthase TruA: MEASQNQKNILLTLSYDGTNFCGWQKQTKEGSETFRTVQGELEKALTKIHKHPVETNGSGRTDSGVHAARQAVNFFSDIKSMRAQNFLPALNSILPKDIRVMDAAEVSPLLHARFNALSRTYRYKIKCGKTIFAHEQPYAWHIRRYPDINNLNEMAFCLSGELDCTAFSAAGDQSISKSRYIKKAVFFIENDYLIFEICANAFLWKMVRSIVGTLLHLDETGASKKDFKEILESKMRAKAGPTAPPQGLFLWSIEYPQDLLKAPQDNSNKQ, translated from the coding sequence ATGGAGGCATCCCAAAACCAAAAAAATATCCTCCTTACCCTTTCTTATGACGGAACAAATTTTTGCGGCTGGCAAAAGCAAACGAAAGAAGGAAGCGAAACCTTCAGGACGGTTCAGGGAGAATTGGAAAAGGCCTTAACCAAAATACACAAGCATCCTGTCGAAACAAACGGCTCAGGCCGCACCGATTCGGGAGTTCATGCAGCCCGCCAAGCCGTAAACTTTTTTAGCGATATAAAAAGTATGAGGGCACAAAATTTTTTACCGGCCCTTAACTCAATCTTACCTAAGGATATAAGGGTGATGGATGCAGCCGAAGTTTCTCCCCTTTTACATGCCCGCTTTAATGCTCTTTCCCGCACCTACCGCTACAAAATTAAATGCGGGAAAACAATCTTTGCTCATGAACAGCCGTATGCATGGCACATAAGGCGTTACCCTGATATAAACAACTTAAACGAAATGGCCTTCTGCCTTTCGGGAGAGTTGGATTGCACCGCCTTTTCTGCGGCGGGGGATCAAAGTATAAGCAAATCACGCTATATCAAAAAGGCAGTCTTTTTTATAGAAAACGATTATCTTATTTTTGAAATTTGTGCAAATGCCTTCTTATGGAAGATGGTCCGCTCTATCGTTGGAACTCTTTTGCATTTAGACGAAACCGGAGCTTCCAAAAAAGATTTTAAGGAAATCTTAGAATCAAAAATGCGGGCAAAGGCAGGCCCCACCGCTCCGCCGCAAGGCCTTTTTTTATGGTCTATAGAATATCCCCAAGACCTGCTAAAAGCACCGCAGGATAATTCTAATAAACAGTAA
- the rdgB gene encoding RdgB/HAM1 family non-canonical purine NTP pyrophosphatase, translated as MKIYLASGNVNKKKEVQELLPSHKIVLPKEEGIDFDPEETGSTFFENSMIKAKALYGIVQAPVLADDSGLCVDFLNGAPGIHSARYGALNGEHVSAEAGINKVLEELKGVKDRSARFACCMIFLLNEDRFYSVQETCEGNITEAPSGSGGFGYDPIFFVEEFGKTFAELSPEQKNSVSHRGRALEAITKLIEGL; from the coding sequence ATGAAAATATATCTGGCATCGGGAAATGTAAACAAAAAAAAGGAAGTGCAGGAGCTTCTTCCGTCTCATAAAATTGTTCTGCCTAAAGAAGAAGGTATAGACTTTGACCCTGAAGAAACGGGAAGTACATTTTTTGAAAATTCTATGATTAAGGCCAAGGCCCTTTACGGTATTGTACAAGCACCTGTTCTTGCGGATGATTCAGGCCTTTGTGTGGATTTTTTAAACGGAGCTCCCGGAATTCATTCTGCCCGTTATGGTGCTTTAAATGGAGAGCATGTTTCTGCTGAAGCCGGTATAAATAAGGTGCTTGAAGAGTTAAAAGGGGTAAAAGATCGCAGTGCCCGATTTGCTTGCTGCATGATTTTTCTTTTAAATGAAGACCGTTTTTATTCGGTACAGGAAACTTGCGAGGGAAATATAACCGAAGCTCCGTCAGGTTCGGGCGGCTTCGGTTACGACCCCATATTTTTTGTTGAAGAGTTCGGAAAAACCTTTGCAGAGCTTAGCCCCGAACAAAAGAATTCGGTATCCCACAGGGGAAGGGCTCTTGAAGCAATAACAAAGCTAATCGAAGGGCTTTAA
- a CDS encoding Sir2 family NAD-dependent protein deacetylase, with product MDKEKNNYDKLFSEIINAKHLVAFTGAGISTLAGIKDFRGKDGLYKQPNTEKMFDIDVFYRDPSVYYGMAKEFIYGLEDKRPAIVHTVLADLEKRGILKAVITQNIDLLHQKAGSKNVIEVHGSPSFHYCINCTYTETFEEAAKTAKTGAVPRCPKCGSPIKPAITFFGEALPQKAMIQAEIEASKADFMLVLGTTLLVYPAAALPAYTLRNGGKIAIVNNQPTQLDSYAEILFEDLEETFEKIDKKLKNL from the coding sequence ATGGATAAAGAAAAAAATAATTATGACAAGCTTTTTTCTGAAATTATAAACGCAAAGCACCTCGTAGCCTTTACAGGGGCCGGAATAAGCACCCTCGCAGGAATAAAGGACTTTAGGGGGAAGGACGGCCTTTATAAACAGCCTAATACCGAAAAAATGTTCGATATAGATGTCTTTTATCGGGATCCTTCGGTTTATTACGGCATGGCCAAGGAATTTATCTACGGATTGGAAGATAAAAGGCCGGCAATTGTGCATACCGTCCTTGCAGATCTTGAAAAAAGAGGCATCCTAAAAGCCGTAATTACCCAAAACATTGATTTACTCCATCAAAAAGCCGGCAGCAAAAATGTAATTGAGGTACACGGCTCTCCCTCCTTTCACTATTGTATAAATTGCACCTATACCGAAACATTTGAGGAAGCTGCAAAAACAGCCAAAACCGGAGCCGTACCCAGATGTCCCAAATGCGGAAGCCCCATAAAACCGGCTATAACCTTTTTTGGAGAAGCCCTGCCGCAAAAGGCCATGATTCAGGCAGAAATCGAGGCCTCAAAGGCCGATTTTATGCTTGTTTTAGGTACAACCCTCTTGGTTTATCCTGCGGCCGCACTCCCAGCCTATACATTAAGAAACGGCGGCAAGATAGCAATAGTAAACAACCAGCCGACCCAATTAGACTCCTATGCAGAAATCTTATTTGAAGATTTGGAAGAAACCTTTGAAAAAATAGATAAAAAATTAAAAAATTTATAG
- a CDS encoding DUF2225 domain-containing protein yields the protein MIRKQTEKESRTGSITFYSKEQVECPVCSTKFKREELHSGGGRLIAGDLTDELRRLYEPSAKYGEIFPVVYNLTVCHKCLYTAFPQDFSIPPRPVIEKLFENTEARYSAVKGLFHNIDFTKSRGLNEGAASYYLAILCYELFEEKFSPTIKQGICAIRAAWLFDELGKKYPEENYKYVSDLFYQKATFLYRRALELESSGEEIIAGLKSFGPDVDKNYGYDGIIYLSALLEYKYGQKIDMEMRLKRLDYHKFALAKMFGLGRSSKAKPGPILEAARNLYDLLKVELKEVEE from the coding sequence ATGATAAGAAAACAAACAGAAAAAGAATCCCGTACAGGAAGCATAACTTTTTACTCTAAAGAACAGGTAGAATGTCCGGTATGCAGTACAAAATTTAAAAGAGAAGAACTCCACTCCGGAGGAGGAAGGCTTATAGCCGGAGACCTAACCGATGAGCTTCGAAGACTTTATGAACCGTCTGCAAAATACGGAGAAATATTTCCTGTAGTGTACAATTTGACCGTTTGTCATAAATGTCTTTATACCGCCTTTCCGCAAGACTTTTCTATTCCGCCCCGCCCTGTTATCGAAAAACTTTTTGAAAACACCGAAGCCCGATACTCAGCCGTAAAGGGTCTTTTTCACAATATAGATTTTACAAAATCCCGCGGCTTAAATGAAGGAGCGGCATCCTATTACCTTGCTATTTTGTGTTATGAACTTTTTGAAGAAAAATTTTCCCCCACGATAAAGCAGGGTATATGTGCAATAAGGGCAGCATGGCTATTTGACGAGCTAGGCAAAAAATATCCTGAAGAAAATTACAAATATGTTTCTGACCTTTTTTATCAAAAGGCAACCTTTCTTTACCGCCGAGCCCTCGAGCTGGAATCAAGCGGAGAAGAAATAATTGCCGGATTAAAATCTTTCGGCCCCGATGTGGACAAAAACTACGGATATGACGGAATAATCTATCTTTCAGCCCTTCTCGAATATAAGTACGGCCAAAAAATCGATATGGAAATGCGCCTAAAGCGTTTGGACTATCACAAATTTGCCCTTGCAAAGATGTTCGGCCTAGGCAGATCCAGTAAGGCCAAGCCTGGTCCGATCTTGGAAGCCGCCAGAAATCTATATGATCTTCTAAAAGTCGAGTTAAAGGAAGTAGAAGAATAA
- a CDS encoding nucleoside-triphosphatase encodes MDFSLEKGEEFVKAYNINKTDPVRRQELLMHIFEIIYVNAERFGLYFKDEDLRSDFLLKFYYKLPRILENYNSSLSSFYTYLTNHLRFYYLTFKCKTVRHEINDTVIAEQEGSRWEYLMGEYDLDENFNFYVAEPEPSYCDVKPKALGLNDEKPQSKYLTRMRDIYFGMPCKHRKIFLLACRACFFLDDDLIDKIAAAIKMDPRLLCSILHDLKSACFNRYEKINYCVGNRNRYYVKAQLFKYLLMHTYNTKTQLTKICFSLKHNRHLWDKAKRLNRRQLKAPSSTDIGKYINLYKGTIDKNIAKSLKIWYTQQYENISGIGKCKQKKGSAGASSVS; translated from the coding sequence GTGGATTTCAGTTTAGAAAAAGGAGAGGAATTTGTCAAGGCCTACAATATCAATAAGACAGATCCTGTAAGACGGCAAGAGCTCTTAATGCATATCTTTGAGATAATTTATGTGAATGCGGAAAGATTCGGTTTGTATTTTAAGGATGAAGATTTACGAAGTGATTTTTTACTCAAGTTTTATTATAAGCTTCCTAGAATTTTGGAAAATTATAATTCTTCACTTTCAAGTTTTTATACTTATTTAACAAATCATCTTCGATTTTATTATTTAACGTTTAAGTGCAAAACCGTAAGGCATGAAATAAACGATACGGTTATTGCCGAGCAGGAAGGCTCACGGTGGGAGTATCTTATGGGTGAATATGATTTAGATGAAAATTTTAACTTTTATGTGGCTGAGCCTGAACCGTCCTACTGCGATGTAAAACCAAAAGCCTTAGGTTTGAATGATGAAAAACCTCAATCAAAATATTTGACCCGGATGAGGGATATTTATTTTGGTATGCCGTGTAAGCATAGAAAGATTTTTTTGCTTGCCTGCCGGGCTTGCTTTTTTCTTGATGATGATTTGATAGATAAAATAGCTGCTGCAATTAAAATGGATCCCCGTCTCCTATGTTCTATTCTTCATGATCTCAAGTCGGCTTGCTTTAACCGGTATGAAAAAATAAATTATTGTGTAGGCAATAGAAACAGATATTATGTTAAAGCTCAACTTTTTAAATATCTTTTAATGCATACTTATAATACAAAGACTCAACTTACAAAGATTTGTTTTTCGCTAAAGCATAACCGCCATTTGTGGGATAAGGCAAAAAGATTAAACAGGCGGCAGTTAAAGGCTCCGAGCAGTACCGATATAGGAAAATATATCAATCTGTATAAGGGGACAATCGATAAAAATATTGCCAAGAGTTTGAAAATTTGGTATACTCAGCAGTATGAAAATATATCTGGCATCGGGAAATGTAAACAAAAAAAAGGAAGTGCAGGAGCTTCTTCCGTCTCATAA